From Plasmodium brasilianum strain Bolivian I chromosome 7, whole genome shotgun sequence, the proteins below share one genomic window:
- a CDS encoding glutamine-dependent NAD synthetase, with amino-acid sequence MTTNDIGLSCCSISSIPLDYEENKLKIIESIKKCKQLNCSVRIGGELELCGVSCKGSFREIEDMHEKCWLCLSEILREKYNNKHVTDNILCFISMPVYFRKKLYNCELFIYNNEIILISPKENVYNCNQRDYFASYLDYPEEEKQDEQHNSNDNINTYEINFKNSNVSILGSKIEKFALPKCIQNVTNQTETYIGKALICFGQLVIAHVFLDDLVVKENAPSIVDRVDMFNASGGSHGSVGCISDIDCIANDASIGNVGSDAKKVSFQNDCVKLYMNNRIKFECIDVLLVSGYITNELLLFRKYFTELMNLTKQYPNMALSFSNNFGCDNYFFKFDGFSFIIRNGKLLTKNARFSFSDIQVSSINVSFNKEKKNWQQNEQKQLLQSDLMTVGGETFPIMIIEELEGDERYRNINRDNCQKCIFSFNKEIDLHIRTSEDNLVNFLPSNFNWQIYAQGNDYLVSLFKNHHNSLDNYMYEFDSKMYALHNIYEELSFNCALFLWYILHLTNAKGFILALSGGIDSSFCACMVHILSIMIEIRLKEGSSIRDSGSGSDNRNDLDIQNEELFTKKTKNLLIDKACRRDICNKLLNTLSLPSKYSSENTKFFAEQLSKSINSYHNVYCIDNMYTFLKNVGEDFLKKDMKYKSEGGSNYEDVCLQNIQSRSRLLVTYFFSSLICHKKYYSNNLHNEYLIVLATGNLDESITGYYTKYDCSSGDIDIIGNVSKLLIKETMCHLGNDSFYDLKILNKINEYHPSAELKPLENKQTDEEDLNLKYMEIKLLTILKNKFFFGPSSMFYYLSNYFWSSMSQAEIFNKIKTFFTRMFKNTHKLFILPPALTNESCGLHLCSVVNFAKIDFELLRRRLSG; translated from the coding sequence ATGACAACAAATGATATCGGTCTAAGTTGCTGCTCGATATCATCGATCCCGTTAgattatgaagaaaataaattgaaaattattgaaagcataaaaaaatgcaagCAGTTAAATTGTTCTGTACGAATAGGTGGAGAGTTAGAGTTGTGTGGGGTGAGCTGTAAAGGTAGTTTCAGAGAAATTGAAGATATGCATGAGAAATGTTGGCTTTGTTTAAGTGAAATtttaagagaaaaatataataacaagCATGTGACAGATAacatattatgttttataagtATGCCTGTATATtttaggaaaaaattatataactgTGAGTtgtttatatacaataatgaaataattttaatatcgCCTAAAGAGaatgtatataattgtaaTCAGAGGGATTACTTTGCTTCTTATTTGGATTATCCTGAGGAAGAGAAGCAAGATGAACAACACAACAGTAATGATAACATAAACACATATGagattaattttaaaaattcgaATGTTAGTATTTTGGGAAGTAAGATTGAAAAGTTTGCTTTGCCAAAATGTATTCAGAATGTAACAAATCAGACAGAGACATATATAGGGAAAGCTCTAATATGTTTTGGTCAACTCGTAATAGCACATGTATTCCTGGATGACTTAGTTGTGAAGGAAAATGCTCCAAGTATTGTTGATCGAGTTGACATGTTCAATGCCAGTGGGGGTAGCCATGGCAGCGTTGGCTGCATTAGTGATATTGACTGTATTGCTAACGATGCAAGCATTGGAAACGTTGGTAGCGATGCAAAGAAGGTATCATTCCAGAATGACtgtgtaaaattatatatgaacaatagGATAAAATTTGAATGCATTGATGTATTGCTAGTTAGCGGTTACATAACAAACGAGTTATTATTgtttagaaaatatttcaCAGAATTAATGAATCTAACAAAACAATATCCAAATATGGCTCTAAGttttagtaataattttGGTTGTGATAACTATTTCTTCAAGTTTGATGGTTTTTCATTTATCATTCGAAATGGTAAATTGTTAACAAAAAATGCAAGGTTTAGCTTTTCAGATATTCAAGTATCTTCCATCAATGTGTCTTTtaataaggaaaagaaaaattggcAGCAAAACGAGCAGAAACAGCTACTACAGAGTGATCTTATGACTGTAGGGGGGGAAACATTCCCCATTATGATTATAGAAGAATTAGAAGGAGATGAAAGgtatagaaatattaataggGACAACTgtcaaaaatgtatattttctttcaaTAAAGAGATAGATTTGCACATAAGAACATCTGAGGATAATTTGGTAAATTTTCTTCCATCAAATTTTAACTGGCAAATATATGCACAGGGGAATGATTACCTTGTttccctttttaaaaatcatCATAATAGTTTAGATAACTACATGTACGAATTTGATTCAAAAATGTATGCtctacataatatttatgaagaGTTGAGTTTCAACTGTGCTTTATTTCTGTGGTATATTTTACACTTGACAAATGCAAAGGGGTTTATTCTTGCCCTTTCAGGCGGAATTGACTCCTCCTTTTGCGCTTGCATGGTGCATATTTTGTCCATAATGATAGAAATTCGGTTGAAGGAGGGGAGTTCCATTAGAGATAGTGGTAGCGGCAGTGATAATAGGAATGACCTTGATATACAGAATGAAGAACTGTTTACTAAAAAGACGAAAAATCTTCTCATTGATAAAGCATGCCGGAGAGACATATGTAACAAGCTGCTAAACACGTTATCTTTACCCTCAAAATATAGCAgcgaaaatacaaaattttttgctGAACAATTAAGTAAAAGTATTAACTCATATCATAATGTATACTGCATAGATAACATGTATACATTTCTAAAAAACGTTGGTGAGGATTTCTTAAAAAAggatatgaaatataaaagtgaAGGGGGTAGTAACTATGAAGATGTATGTTTACAGAATATTCAATCAAGGTCACGATTGTtagttacatatttttttagctCCTTAATATGccataagaaatattattcgaataatttacataatgaatatttaatCGTATTAGCTACTGGAAATCTGGATGAATCCATCACAGGTTATTATACGAAATATGATTGTTCATCTGGTGATATTGACATAATAGGCAATGTAAGTAAACTATTAATTAAAGAAACAATGTGTCACTTAGGTAATGATTCATTTTAtgatttgaaaattttaaataagatTAATGAATATCATCCATCAGCTGAGTTGAAACCGCTAGAGAATAAACAAACAGATGAAGAGGacttaaatttaaaatatatggaaataaagctattaacaattttaaaaaataaattcttttttggTCCATCCTCTATGTTTTACTATTTATCTAACTACTTTTGGTCTTCTATGTCACAAgctgaaatatttaataaaattaaaacattctTTACAAGGATGTTTAAAAATACCCACAAACTTTTTATTCTACCACCTGCATTAACCAATGAATCCTGTGGTTTGCACCTTTGCAGTGTGGTCAATTTTGCCAAGATTGATTTTGAGTTGTTAAGGAGGAGACTTAGTGGGTAG
- a CDS encoding hypothetical protein (conserved Plasmodium protein): MMKKLSESDYSDIANGIIKNYEENNKKEGANINRNLKEKKKTFFNCDNDYDLEDSIFLNKGSNSNEDNKLLEEGKNRDSSYDSLVDDFYNKAIKNSKKKCTSVDNDNYGSDKHSSNYNSYYSDNHESGNDNNSPHPTDEEGKKTFKKNEKEMCIKKKVIQRTSEILRRNHNKPNQNDLEKYRLSKEELEQKRRSLKSRNLDRVKEEYKQRLKRMREKEVKCVVIPNSKQKEESCNSPMERITTKKNNVRIANKLAENILNVKEGGENDLNKQYEALTTSYKKIYSNYKNSEREEQDNVCNLISLYVDDGNANKEVYNNEQYRGQESYPYDKSYGRRNNSFDSNKIRKKIIPYRKGVLATNETKKPYNNASNMLNFKRNKNDPNCKLRLLDKSNERSDRFLNSAVGESICYYESRFCSSSLLLNGSSGASDASDGKKHDPTSPSEGNYYPLDRIKHNCRKSKKGMKKQKHMKRKSYYHSEEDCLTPPTDISCSTDETIIENFVRELKTRNENFSIDIEAFNAIKREDIDNYQINKKIFDEKKYYPDVEVKLFYINLHKGNSSYPSPSCDSSSRGSSTCCSSDCEHIFDSDYSEQLRNLNCTSAAEDNKNKNNGSNNNGSSNNGNSNNHMLRLKRIKLETFKHIKTIMEQVRNLDYNEYSNFSLNGRKREDTHGTIDSYTDMISERGGRKHICTDGTSEQIEIKGKYYCDTKRGVTDKREFCAHSVDEKIEKMRKYPLMELLFRENDEVNDDEQQAQWQTQMCYGSDKLTEYYGGGKGENKKWEGQSEHLDEHNKKWKGHNNDNIYDKEQASEIEPYFTFDGKDREDVLINQSCSYLSSPQKMEFFPNEGGTEINKNDENDENDENDEIDENDENDEYDENDEYDENNEYDENDQYDENDENNEYDENDQYDENDENNEHDENDENNEHDENDENNEHDENDENNEHDENDENNEHDENDENASKHNFSSHCNNSDSVSSMYKNNNCNTDSRLNDKHSDGSYYYSIKNDHLKNKSVTHEVASSNLSHASKVISILPTDKKGYFLENDKNSAVVNGETTFYSRYSSGFHRSNYKDCYRSANYVKAGKFEKGGVNESKIIEKESAKCKYSRVKTKDSKKIPLKSKQNSTNGNQQIHQKVIVTTSKKKENAFNDNAISNSSKMNAGKVETGVTSMKGNASNVKCVSNRMKSIVIKGKNIKEGKDAGVIYSMKEDTNKKGMCTKNFGTKAFEKKIKKNEKLCEHENVKKGEKLGENKKKKKKGEQKDEDAENNEQNEDDEDNRATEKCNPSKEKQLSNFNKTEVYPNKAHRLISQKIMNTSINLDDTHNLSDEDNFIFDSYLNKGNTQNEGNLEDIINNQVMLFERNFL, encoded by the exons ATGATGAAAAAACTCAGCGAAAGTGACTATAGTGATATTGCAaatggaataataaaaaattacgaagaaaataataaaaaggaaggAGCGAACATAAATAGaaatttaaaggaaaaaaagaaaacatttttCAATTGTGATAATGATTATGATCTCGAGGATTCCATATTTCTTAACAAGGGAAGCAATTCAAATGAAGATAATAAACTGTTGGAGGAAGGTAAAAATAGGGACAGTAGCTACGACTCGCTCGTGGACGATTTCTACAACAAAGctataaaaaattcaaaaaaaaaatgtacgaGTGTTGATAACGATAACTATGGCAGTGATAAGCACAGCAGTAACTACAACAGTTACTACAGTGATAACCATGAGAGtggtaatgataataatagtcCGCATCCCACGGATGAGGAAGGAAAAAAGactttcaaaaaaaatgaaaaagaaatgtgtattaaaaaaaaagtaatacaaCGAACTAGCGAAATATTGAGAAGAAATCATAACAAGCC CAATCAAAATGATTTAGAAAAGTATAGACTGTCTAAAGAAGAACtagaacaaaaaagaaggaGCTTAAAGTCAAGAAACTTAGACAGAGTTAAGGAAGAATATAAACAGAGATTAAAAAGAATGAGAGAGAAAGAAGTTAAATGTGTAGTTATTCCGAATTCTAAACAGAAAGAAGAGAGTTGCAATTCTCCTATGGAAAGaataacaacaaaaaaaaataatgtgcGAATAGCGAACAAATTAGcggaaaatatattaaatgtaaaagaaGGGGGGGAAAATGATCTTAACAAGCAGTATGAAGCTTTGACAACGAGttataagaaaatttattctaATTATAAGAATTCGGAAAGAGAAGAACAAGATAACGTATGTAATTTGATTTCCTTATACGTCGATGATGGTAATGCAAATAAGgaagtatataataatgaacaGTACAGGGGTCAAGAATCATATCCATACGATAAAAGTTATGGCAGAAGAAACAACTCCTTTGACagtaataaaattagaaaaaaaataattccttATAGAAAAGGTGTTCTCGCCACAAATGAGACAAAGAAGCCTTATAACAATGCTTCAAATATGTTAAactttaaaagaaataaaaatgatccTAACTGTAAGTTACGATTATTAGACAAGTCCAACGAAAGAAGCGATCGCTTCTTAAATTCTGCTGTAGGAGAGTCCATCTGCTATTATGAGAGTAGATTTTGCTCTAGTAGTTTATTGTTAAATGGATCGAGTGGGGCAAGTGACGCAAGTGATGGCAAAAAACATGATCCTACTTCCCCCTCAGAAGGAAACTATTATCCCTTAGATAGAATTAAACACAACTGtagaaaaagcaaaaaaggtatgaaaaaacaaaagcatATGAAAAGGAAATCGTATTATCATTCCGAAGAAGACTGTTTGACTCCGCCCACAGATATATCCTGTTCGACCGATGAAACtattattgaaaattttgttaGAGAACTAAAAACTcgaaatgaaaatttttctaTAGACATAGAAGCATTTAATGCAATAAAGAGGGAAGATATAGATAATTatcaaattaataaaaaaatatttgatgaaaaaaaatattacccTGATGTAGAAGTGAAACTGTTCTACATAAATTTACACAAAGGTAATTCGTCATACCCCTCCCCTTCCTGTGACTCCTCTTCCAGAGGCTCCTCTACCTGTTGTTCGTCAGACTGTGAGCACATTTTCGATTCGGATTATTCTGAACAGTTAAGGAATTTGAACTGTACCAGTGCTGCTgaggataataaaaataaaaataatggtagtaacaataatggcagtagtaataatggtaatagtaataatcaTATGTTGAGATTAAAAAGAATCAAACTGGAAACATTTAAGCATATCAAAACAATTATGGAACAAGTGAGAAACCTAGATTACAATGAGTACAGCAATTTTTCACTGAATGGTAGGAAGCGAGAAGACACACATGGCACAATAGACTCTTATACAGATATGATAAGCGAAAGGGGAGGGCGAAAACATATTTGCACTGATGGCACGAGCGAACAGATCGaaattaaaggaaaatattattgtgaTACTAAAAGAGGAGTTACAGATAAAAGAGAGTTTTGTGCTCATTCAGTAGACGAAAAGATAGAAAAGATGAGGAAATATCCCTTAATGGAATTACTGTTTAGGGAAAACGACGAAGTGAATGACGATGAGCAGCAGGCACAGTGGCAGACCCAAATGTGTTATGGAAGTGATAAATTGACCGAATATTATGGAGGAggaaaaggagaaaataaaaaatgggaagGGCAGAGTGAACACTTGGatgaacataataaaaagtgGAAAGGGCACAATAATgacaatatatatgataaagaGCAGGCGTCTGAGATTGAGCCCTATTTTACCTTTGATGGAAAAGACAGAGAGGACGTACTGATAAACCAAAGTTGTTCTTATTTGAGTAGTCCCCAAAAAATGGAATTTTTTCCTAATGAAGGGGGAAcagaaataaacaaaaatgatgaaaatgatgaaaatgatgaaaatgatgaaattgatgaaaatgatgaaaatgatgaatatgatgaaaatgatgaatatgatgaaaataatgagtatgatgaaaatgatcagtatgatgaaaatgatgaaaataatgagtatgatgaaaatgatcagtatgatgaaaatgatgaaaataatgagcatgatgaaaatgatgaaaataatgagcatgatgaaaatgatgaaaataatgagcatgatgaaaatgatgaaaataatgagcatgatgaaaatgatgaaaataatgagcatgatgaaaatgatgaaaatgccAGTAAGCACAATTTTAGTAGTCACTGCAATAACAGTGACAGTGTTAGCAGtatgtacaaaaataataactgtAATACTGATAGTCGCTTAAATGACAAACATAGCGATGGTTCTTACTATTATTCCATAAAAAATgatcatttaaaaaacaagTCAGTTACTCATGAAGTAGCATCTTCTAACTTATCGCACGCAAGTAAGGTGATAAGTATTTTGCCAACTGATAAAAAGGGGTATTTTTTGgagaatgataaaaatagCGCAGTGGTAAATGGTGAGACAACTTTTTATAGTCGTTATAGTAGTGGCTTTCATAGAAGTAACTACAAGGACTGCTATCGCAGTGCTAATTATGTAAAGGCGGGAAAATTTGAAAAGGGAGGAGTGAATGAAAGCAAGATCATTGAAAAGGAGAGTGCAAAATGTAAATACTCTAGGGTTAAAACTAAGGACAGTAAAAAAATACCGCTGAAGAGTAAGCAGAACAGTACGAACGGTAATCAACAAATTCATCAAAAGGTCATTGTAACTActagcaaaaaaaaggaaaatgcaTTTAATGATAACGCTATATCAAATTCTTCGAAAATGAATGCTGGTAAAGTGGAAACTGGAGTTACTTCTATGAAGGGAAATGCTAGCAATGTAAAATGTGTTAGTAACCGAATGAAGAGCATAGTGATTAAGGggaaaaacataaaagaaGGCAAGGATGCAGGTGTAATTTATAGCATGAAAGAGGATACtaacaaaaaaggaatgTGCACAAAAAACTTTGGAACGAAagcatttgaaaaaaaaataaaaaaaaatgaaaaattatgtgAACACGagaatgtaaaaaaaggCGAAAAACTAGgcgaaaataaaaaaaaaaaaaaaaaaggtgaaCAAAAAGATGAGGATGCAGAAAACAACGAACAAAACGAAGATGACGAAGACAACAGAGCAACAGAAAAATGTAACCCCTCTAAGGAAAAACAACTATCCAACTTCAATAAAACAGAGGTATACCCAAATAAGGCGCACAGACTGATAAGCcagaaaattatgaacacaTCCATTAATTTGGATGATACACATAACTTAAGCGATGAAGACAACTTCATTTTTGACTCATATTTGAATAAAGGCAATACTCAAAATGAGGGAAATCTAGAGGATATCATAAACAACCAGGTGATGCTGTTTGAGCgcaattttttgtaa
- a CDS encoding replication termination factor: MGGDGGSLPQRVDLVRMKNKKLKENTGSLGYEKNTLVTINHNKYSKKELKEYYFNHCAISQEALKEPFFCCRLGFLYNKENIFKLILFKKQNKKKRKKDFYDKFSHIDSLKDLVLCKSKLNEEKKLICLISNEIINATSGAICLFSCGCVFSKKVFNRVNIAKENICVTCNKKYKPSDIIEIGIDDESVLEEKKKLIKKRKMDKKKDMSHEKKETSDQEKVKKKKEITATNGK; the protein is encoded by the exons ATGGGAGGGGACGGAGGAAGCTTACCGCAAAGGGTTGATCTTGTTagaatgaaaaacaaaaagttgAAGGAAAATACAGGAAGCCTTggatatgaaaaaaatacgCTTGTAACCATAaatcataataaatatagcaAGAAAGAATTAAaggaatattattttaatcatTGCGCGATTTCGCAA GAGGCTTTGAAGGAACCATTTTTCTGTTGTCGCCTTGGGTTTTTGTACAACaaagaaaacatttttaaattaattttatttaagaaacaaaataaaaagaaaagaaaaaaagatttttatgataaattttCGCACATTGATTCCCTGAAAGACTTAGTGCTTTGCAAAAGcaaattaaatgaagaaaaaaaattaatctgCTTAATTTccaatgaaataataaatgcaaCCTCTGGAGCCATATGCTTGTTTTCTTGTGGCTGTGTGTTTTCAAAGAAGGTTTTTAACCGCGTAAACATTGCAAAG gaaaatatatgtgttacgtgtaacaaaaaatataaacccAGCGATATAATTGAAATAGGAATAGATGACGAATCAGTAttagaggaaaaaaaaaaattaattaaaaaaagaaaaatggacaaaaaaaaagatatgtcACATGAAAAGAAGGAAACATCAGATcaggaaaaagtaaaaaaaaaaaaggaaataacaGCAACAAACGGGAAATAA
- a CDS encoding HSP90 co-chaperone p23, with amino-acid sequence MGEIYNKRHKYVNNGKRERSVYLSVLIYEWEQSIDEINIYINMNAKIVDKKDLDIDIKSKRIRIGLKNTESFLEGELCSIIDEDCSYWFIEDNNLHILLTKVKKAEIWNSVFKGHKNLNAIDEDNTKKQILLERFQQEHPNFDFSSAAFNGQVPDARTFMGGVKY; translated from the exons ATGGGTGAAATATACAACAAAAGACACAAATACGTGAACAATGGTAAGAGGGAACGGAGCGTGTACCTAA GCGTGTTGATATATGAGTGGGAGCAGAGCATTGACGAAATAAACATTTACATTAATATGAATGCTAAAATTGTAGATAAAAAAGATTTAGACATTGAcataaaaagcaaaagaatACGAATTGGACTGAAGAATACAGAAAGTTTTTTAGAAGGAGAATTATGTAGTATTATTGATGAAGATTGTTCCTACTGGTTTATTGAAGATAATaatttgcatattttattaaccaAAGTAAAAAAGGCAGAAATATGGAATAGTGTTTTTAAAGgccataaaaatttaaatgctATTGACGAAGATAATACGAAAAAGCAAATACTCTTAGAAAGATTTCAACAGGAGCATCCCAATTTCGACTTTTCTTCTGCTGCTTTTAATGGCCAGGTACCCGACGCCCGTACCTTTATGGGCGGTGTTAAGTATTAG